A stretch of Fundicoccus culcitae DNA encodes these proteins:
- a CDS encoding substrate-binding domain-containing protein, with translation MNKKMNKLVKMVSVTAALFGSFVPLSSTVNAQESLNIQAIAKGFTQQYWSAVRTGAEQAAEEYNVNLTFVGPANETAVQEQVQMLSNAINQNPDAVVLASLDTNSQIDLLQQAMDQNIPIIGFDSGVPEAPEGSVLATAATDNVAAAGIAAEQIVLALGEELDNASPENPIRIGILSQEANSTSISERTQGFADKVIELVADKENLVDKVAVVGHDKFNNGVSENDAALIIQVQIPANATDAEVLTTAQALLNSENLRAVFASNETASKGIINANDALGGVVGPDGILVAGFDSGLLQKDAVKNNVFIGSVTQDPITIGYSGVELAVKAINGEEVEDLSVEAIWYNSENIESDEVAPLLYD, from the coding sequence ATGAATAAAAAAATGAATAAATTAGTTAAAATGGTATCTGTAACCGCAGCCTTATTTGGTTCGTTTGTTCCCTTATCTTCTACTGTAAATGCTCAAGAAAGTTTGAATATTCAAGCTATTGCTAAAGGATTTACTCAACAATACTGGTCAGCAGTAAGAACTGGTGCTGAACAAGCTGCTGAAGAATACAATGTTAATTTAACTTTCGTTGGTCCTGCTAATGAAACAGCTGTACAAGAACAAGTTCAAATGTTAAGTAATGCGATTAATCAAAACCCAGATGCAGTAGTTTTAGCTTCGTTAGATACAAATTCACAAATTGATTTGTTACAACAAGCAATGGATCAAAATATTCCTATTATTGGATTTGATTCAGGAGTACCTGAAGCACCGGAAGGCTCAGTTTTAGCTACAGCAGCAACTGACAATGTAGCTGCTGCTGGAATTGCTGCTGAACAAATAGTTCTTGCCCTTGGGGAAGAGTTGGATAATGCTAGTCCTGAAAATCCAATTCGTATAGGTATTTTATCACAAGAAGCTAATTCAACATCAATATCAGAACGGACACAAGGTTTTGCTGATAAAGTAATAGAGTTAGTAGCTGACAAAGAGAATTTAGTTGATAAAGTAGCGGTTGTTGGTCATGATAAATTTAATAATGGTGTTTCTGAGAACGATGCGGCTCTAATCATCCAAGTACAGATCCCAGCTAATGCGACAGATGCTGAAGTACTTACGACAGCTCAAGCACTTTTAAATAGCGAGAACTTACGTGCAGTATTTGCTTCAAATGAAACTGCTTCAAAAGGTATAATTAATGCTAATGATGCATTAGGAGGAGTTGTTGGTCCAGATGGAATTCTAGTGGCTGGATTTGACTCAGGATTATTACAAAAAGATGCAGTTAAAAATAATGTTTTCATTGGTTCGGTAACTCAAGATCCAATCACTATAGGTTATTCTGGTGTTGAACTAGCGGTGAAAGCAATTAATGGTGAAGAGGTCGAAGATTTAAGTGTAGAAGCTATTTGGTATAATTCAGAAAACATTGAGTCAGATGAAGTTGCTCCGCTACTATACGATTAA
- a CDS encoding extracellular solute-binding protein: MKKKSSILLSAITVALSAVGFTSFNPQVANAQEPVVIDWWTPQWSDQETAWIEKYVEEFNNSQAEIQVALEVVPGDAWDQRIIAAQAAGNAPDITTMNYNKIVFSAERGEILPLNDYMDPAVFDDLLDNVKGFVTVGDQQYAYPMLVEPSSVLFYRKDLFEEAGLDPEVAPTTWEELKSFGEQLKGVGNTVSPLAAANNAVEIAWTHWGLQAMVDGYPINDDWSASTINSPQVAELVEFWASLHTDGILPVQGFETGYNDITPLADGAVAMQISGSWVIGQLKNEHPEVVENIGVAVMPTPDGNFDRPTASLGGWTLTIDGLSDNPQEAADFISWFVAGDEEIMLEFFRDTAQYSKFPARISVDEVISTDPAGAEDPWRQLIAEQIIPYAVPEPIYAWEISQEYANAVERVYITGQSVEDALIEAETNINTYIENNDYAGTNPRQ, encoded by the coding sequence ATGAAAAAGAAAAGTAGTATTTTATTAAGTGCAATTACTGTTGCTTTATCTGCTGTAGGTTTTACTTCTTTTAATCCTCAAGTTGCCAATGCACAAGAACCTGTTGTCATTGATTGGTGGACGCCACAGTGGAGTGATCAAGAAACAGCCTGGATTGAAAAGTATGTCGAAGAATTTAATAACTCACAAGCTGAAATTCAAGTTGCACTAGAAGTCGTACCCGGTGATGCATGGGATCAACGTATAATTGCAGCCCAAGCTGCGGGGAATGCGCCAGATATCACAACCATGAACTACAATAAAATAGTTTTTTCAGCAGAACGCGGTGAAATATTACCATTAAATGATTATATGGATCCAGCTGTATTCGATGATTTATTAGACAATGTTAAAGGCTTTGTTACAGTAGGAGATCAACAGTATGCCTATCCAATGTTAGTTGAACCTTCATCTGTTTTGTTTTATCGGAAAGATTTATTTGAAGAAGCTGGGTTAGACCCTGAAGTGGCTCCAACTACTTGGGAAGAATTAAAATCGTTTGGTGAACAACTTAAAGGTGTTGGTAACACCGTCTCTCCATTAGCTGCGGCTAATAATGCGGTGGAAATTGCTTGGACACATTGGGGATTACAAGCTATGGTTGATGGCTATCCAATTAATGATGATTGGTCAGCTTCTACGATTAATTCGCCACAAGTCGCTGAATTAGTTGAATTCTGGGCGAGTTTACATACTGATGGTATTTTACCTGTACAAGGTTTTGAAACCGGCTACAATGACATTACGCCATTAGCTGATGGAGCAGTAGCCATGCAAATATCTGGTTCATGGGTTATTGGACAATTAAAAAATGAACATCCTGAAGTGGTTGAAAACATTGGTGTAGCTGTTATGCCAACCCCGGATGGTAACTTTGACCGTCCTACAGCTTCATTAGGTGGTTGGACTTTAACCATCGATGGTTTAAGTGATAATCCTCAAGAAGCAGCTGATTTTATCTCTTGGTTTGTAGCAGGTGATGAAGAAATAATGTTAGAGTTCTTTAGAGATACCGCTCAATATTCCAAGTTCCCAGCTCGTATTTCAGTGGATGAAGTGATTTCAACGGATCCAGCGGGTGCGGAAGATCCTTGGAGACAATTGATTGCTGAACAAATTATTCCATATGCAGTACCAGAACCAATTTATGCTTGGGAAATTAGTCAAGAATATGCCAATGCTGTCGAACGTGTATATATTACGGGTCAAAGTGTTGAAGATGCGCTAATAGAAGCGGAAACGAACATTAACACTTATATTGAAAACAACGATTATGCTGGAACAAATCCAAGACAATAA
- a CDS encoding carbohydrate ABC transporter permease, with protein sequence MKKKAVKKKYDWIAIAFLLPMVGLLTAFVVIPLIYAFVVSFYEWNFYRDSVYIGWENYRRVWVDKNFWNSLWVGLKFALMVVPTQFVLAFFLAHMIRNMRQRLGGFVKVSIYIPTVVSGVAAALIFSFIYNYNGGIANAIVTALGFEPIAWLQDVDIVLGALAAPAIWLGLGFTTLIMLAGLNDIPISYYEAADMDGANAIQKVFRITVPLMKNIFLYVLLTGIIGAIQQFDLPYTMTGGGPLNMTTTPNLFIYNHFTNDPYLGYTISASLMLFVILGLISAVVFRVFRFTGED encoded by the coding sequence ATGAAAAAGAAAGCAGTAAAGAAAAAATATGATTGGATAGCAATTGCCTTTCTATTACCCATGGTAGGGTTATTAACGGCTTTTGTTGTTATTCCTTTGATTTATGCTTTTGTTGTCAGCTTTTATGAATGGAATTTTTATCGCGATTCAGTTTATATAGGTTGGGAAAATTATCGTCGTGTTTGGGTGGATAAAAATTTTTGGAACTCATTATGGGTGGGATTGAAATTCGCTCTCATGGTCGTGCCAACCCAATTTGTCTTAGCCTTCTTTTTAGCTCATATGATTAGAAATATGCGACAACGACTGGGTGGATTTGTAAAAGTATCCATTTACATTCCAACTGTCGTTTCGGGGGTAGCCGCTGCCTTAATCTTTAGTTTCATTTATAACTATAATGGTGGAATTGCTAATGCCATTGTTACTGCCTTAGGTTTTGAACCTATTGCTTGGCTTCAAGATGTAGATATTGTATTAGGGGCTTTAGCAGCGCCAGCTATTTGGTTAGGTTTAGGCTTTACAACCTTAATCATGTTAGCGGGATTAAACGACATTCCTATTTCCTATTATGAAGCAGCTGATATGGACGGTGCCAATGCTATACAGAAAGTATTTCGTATCACCGTGCCATTAATGAAAAACATTTTCTTGTATGTATTATTGACAGGTATTATTGGCGCGATTCAACAATTTGATTTGCCATATACGATGACGGGTGGTGGACCACTCAATATGACAACGACACCTAATTTGTTTATCTATAATCATTTCACGAATGATCCTTATTTGGGGTATACCATTTCGGCTTCTTTAATGTTATTTGTTATATTAGGTCTTATTTCGGCTGTTGTATTTAGAGTTTTTCGATTTACCGGAGAAGATTAG
- a CDS encoding carbohydrate ABC transporter permease, which translates to MRKKKQRIIPSIIGLIAAITSLFPLLWMIMSGFKPSNEVMSYPFRFFPTEWTIENFVELFEDPGFFQSMGVTFVGAIIFAFLTILVNSMAAYAFARLKFPFKKALFFYCILTMFIPQMAILIPSYIVVAQLNMLNTLFVLILPGLASAMNMFLLRQFYTDIPTELDEAAVVDGASKIQIYTQIFIPLSKPIFVLVGTSSFLGYWNALIWPIMTISNPRLFQIMQYLSFFRSAQGSQWGLIMAGTTLAAMPAIILFMFFQKYLIQGIKLSGIK; encoded by the coding sequence ATGCGTAAAAAGAAACAAAGAATCATTCCCTCAATCATTGGTTTGATAGCGGCTATTACGTCTCTCTTTCCTTTGTTATGGATGATTATGTCTGGTTTTAAGCCATCTAATGAGGTAATGTCATACCCCTTTAGATTTTTCCCCACAGAGTGGACGATTGAAAACTTTGTGGAATTATTTGAAGACCCTGGCTTCTTTCAATCAATGGGTGTAACGTTTGTTGGTGCCATTATTTTTGCCTTTTTAACTATTTTAGTTAATTCGATGGCAGCTTATGCCTTTGCGCGGTTGAAGTTTCCATTCAAGAAAGCACTATTTTTCTATTGTATTTTAACCATGTTCATCCCACAAATGGCGATTTTAATTCCATCCTATATCGTTGTGGCACAATTAAATATGTTAAATACCTTGTTTGTATTAATTTTGCCTGGGTTAGCTTCGGCAATGAATATGTTCTTGTTAAGACAGTTTTATACGGATATACCAACTGAATTAGATGAAGCTGCCGTGGTTGATGGAGCTTCGAAAATTCAAATATACACACAAATATTTATTCCTTTATCTAAACCAATTTTTGTTTTAGTTGGAACGTCTTCTTTCTTAGGTTATTGGAATGCTTTGATTTGGCCGATAATGACGATATCCAATCCACGGCTATTCCAAATCATGCAGTACCTGTCTTTCTTCCGTTCAGCTCAAGGCTCACAATGGGGCTTAATTATGGCAGGAACTACCTTAGCAGCCATGCCGGCTATCATATTGTTTATGTTTTTCCAAAAATATTTAATTCAAGGGATCAAATTGTCTGGCATTAAATAA
- a CDS encoding glycoside hydrolase family 172 protein: MENLGSSLRDLYRVRNAKRKRYSSYDTTGGNRDYLKVYPGDVIDLAEITGSGCITHIWMTMAPLEDVVEEYLHRKVVLRMYWDGEENPSVQAPIGDFFGMGHGITKNFVSAPLQMSPENGQALNAFFPMPFNKNARIEIESNANTGLKFYFYIDYEAYNHEIDSPLRFHAQWQRQLTQGIDPGTVSSAYYSFGGKNTTGENNYVILDAVGKGHYVGCNMNIHNLKFTHDWNWYGEGDDMIFIDGETWPPALHGTGMEDYFNTAWCPQEEQHAPYHGIILGGDPNWQGKISTYRYHIEDPIMFDESIKVTIEHGHNNHRSDDYSSTAYWYQTEPHKDLPLILPVDERLPLPDILGHDPEEMDDYFGY, from the coding sequence ATGGAAAATTTAGGCAGTTCATTACGTGATTTATATAGAGTTCGCAACGCTAAACGTAAGCGGTACTCAAGTTATGATACGACAGGTGGCAATCGCGATTATTTAAAAGTTTATCCAGGAGATGTGATTGACTTAGCTGAGATAACTGGGTCTGGCTGTATTACACATATTTGGATGACAATGGCGCCTTTAGAGGATGTTGTTGAAGAGTATTTACATCGTAAAGTCGTTTTACGGATGTATTGGGATGGGGAAGAGAATCCAAGTGTGCAAGCTCCCATTGGTGATTTTTTTGGAATGGGTCATGGGATTACTAAGAATTTTGTGTCTGCCCCACTTCAAATGAGTCCAGAAAATGGGCAAGCCTTAAATGCATTTTTCCCAATGCCATTTAATAAAAATGCCCGGATTGAAATTGAAAGTAACGCAAATACGGGATTGAAATTTTATTTTTATATTGATTATGAAGCGTATAATCATGAAATTGATAGTCCGTTAAGGTTTCATGCCCAATGGCAGCGTCAATTAACCCAAGGGATTGATCCTGGAACGGTTAGTAGTGCTTATTATTCCTTTGGTGGAAAAAATACCACCGGAGAAAACAACTATGTCATCCTTGATGCGGTGGGTAAAGGTCATTATGTTGGTTGTAACATGAACATTCATAATTTAAAGTTCACTCATGACTGGAATTGGTATGGCGAAGGTGATGATATGATCTTTATCGATGGTGAAACATGGCCACCCGCTTTACATGGTACAGGTATGGAAGATTATTTTAATACCGCCTGGTGCCCACAAGAAGAACAACATGCCCCTTACCACGGGATTATACTTGGAGGCGACCCGAATTGGCAAGGTAAGATTTCAACATATCGCTATCACATCGAAGATCCGATTATGTTTGATGAATCCATAAAAGTAACCATCGAACATGGACACAATAATCATCGCAGTGATGATTATTCCAGCACAGCTTACTGGTATCAAACAGAACCGCATAAGGATTTACCGCTTATCTTACCCGTGGACGAACGCTTACCACTGCCTGATATCTTAGGCCATGATCCTGAAGAAATGGATGACTATTTTGGCTATTAA